A genomic window from Emys orbicularis isolate rEmyOrb1 chromosome 8, rEmyOrb1.hap1, whole genome shotgun sequence includes:
- the DHCR24 gene encoding delta(24)-sterol reductase, translated as MDPLLSLGAGLLLLALWVRHKGLEYLLVHHRWVFVCLFLMPLSVLFDIYYQLRAWAVWRLHSAPRQHGQRVRHIQAQVQEWKNEGGKTYMCTGRPGWLTVSLRVGKYKKIHKNIVINLMDILEVDIERQVVRVEPLVTMGQLTAHLNPMGWTLPVVPELDDLTVGGLIMGTGIESSSHIYGLFQHTCLAYELVLADGSLVRCTPTENSDLFYAVPWSCGTLGFLVAAEIKIIPAKKYVKLHYKPVRGLEKICEKFTEESKKKENNFVEGLVYSLEEAVIMTGVLTDEAEDSQINRIGNYYKPWFFKHAEKYLKANQTGIEYIPSRHYYHRHTRSIFWELQDIIPFGNNPVFRYLFGWMVPPKISLLKLTQGEAIRKLYEQHHVVQDMLVPMKSLEKSISTFHSDLNVYPLWLCPFILPNNPGMVHPKGDEMELYVDIGAYGEPKTKQFEARASMRQMEKFVRNVHGFQMLYADCYMNREEFWDMFDGSLYHKLREQMNCKNAFPEVYDKICKAARH; from the exons ATGGACCCCTTGCTGTCGCTGGGTGCTGGGCTCCTGCTGCTCGCGCTGTGGGTGCGGCACAAGGGGCTGGAGTACCTGCTGGTCCATCACCGCTGGGTCTTCGTCTGTCTCTTCCTGATGCCCCTCTCTGTCCTCTTCGACATCTACTACCAACTGCGGGCCTGGGCCGTGTGGAGGCTGCACAGTGCCCCTCGGCAGCATGGCCAGCGGGTCCGCCACATCCAGGCACAG GTGCAGGAATGGAAAAATGAAGGCGGGAAAACATACATGTGTACTGGCCGACCTGGCTGGCTAACAGTATCACTTCGTGTTGGAAAGTACAAGAAGATTCATAAGAATATAGTGATCAACTTAATGGACATTCTAGAGGTAGACATTGAAAGACAG GTTGTCCGTGTGGAACCGTTGGTCACCATGGGGCAGTTGACAGCACATCTGAATCCTATGGGCTGGACTCTTCCAGTGGTACCAGAACTTGATGATCTCACAGTAG GTGGTCTGATCATGGGAACTGGCATTGAGTCTTCATCCCATATCTATGGACTATTTCAACATACCTGTTTGGCCTACGAACTTGTTCTTGCTGATGGAAGCCTTGTGAGATGTACACCA ACTGAAAATTCAGACCTATTTTATGCAGTGCCTTGGTCTTGTGGTACTCTGGGATTCCTGGTTGCTgcggaaataaaaataattcctgCTAAGAAATATGTAAAATTACATTACAAGCCTGTGAGAGGTTTGGAAAAGATCTGTGAAAAATTTACTGAGGAATctaaaaagaaagagaataaCTTTGTGGAAGGACTGGTGTACTCCTTGGAAGAAGCAGTCATTATGACAGGAGTCCTGACTGACGAAGCTGAAGACAGCCAG ATAAACAGAATTGGTAACTACTACAAACCATGGTTTTTTAAGCATGCGGAGAAGTATCTGAAGGCTAATCAAACTGGAATAGAGTACATTCCCTCAAGACATTACTACCACCGACATACCAGGAGTATCTTCTGGGAACTCCAA GATATCATTCCCTTTGGCAATAACCCTGTTTTTCGTTACCTCTTTGGCTGGATGGTTCCACCAAAAATCTCACTATTAAAACTGACACAAGGAGAAGCTATTCGAAAGCTGTATGAGCAACATCATGTTGTACAAGACATGTTGGTCCCAATGAAAAGCCTTGAAAAATCTATCAGTACCTTCCACAGTGACCTGAAT GTTTACCCACTGTGGTTATGTCCTTTCATATTACCCAATAATCCTGGCATGGTCCACCCAAAAGGAGATGAAATGGAGCTCTATGTAGATATAGGAGCTTATGGAGAGCCTAAAACAAAGCAGTTTGAAGCCAGGGCATCTATGAGACAAATGGAAAAGTTTGTAAGAAACGTGCATGG tttccAGATGTTGTATGCAGATTGCTATATGAACCGTGAGGAATTCTGGGATATGTTTGATGGTTCACTATACCACAAGCTGAGGGAGCAAATGAATTGCAAGAATGCTTTTCCAGAGGTGTATGATAAAATCTGCAAAGCGGCACGGCACTGA